The following are encoded in a window of Narcine bancroftii isolate sNarBan1 chromosome 2, sNarBan1.hap1, whole genome shotgun sequence genomic DNA:
- the LOC138753984 gene encoding phosphoglycerate mutase 2-like, translating to MACYKLVIVRHGESTWNQENRFCGWFDADLSEKGLGEATRGAQALKEAGYEFDVCYTSVLKRAIRTLWLILDGIDQMWLPVTRTWRLNERHYGGLTGLNKAETAAKHGEEQVKVWRRSYDTPPPPMDEQHPYYKIISKARRYEGLKDNELPTCESLKDTIARALPFWNEVIAPQIKTGKRVLIAAHGNSLRGIVKHLQGLTEAEIMELNLPTGIPIVFELDANLKPTKPMQFLGDEATVKAAMEAVASQGKAKK from the exons ATGGCGTGCTACAAGCTGGTAATTGTGCGGCACGGCGAGAGCACCTGGAACCAGGAGAACCGCTTCTGCGGCTGGTTCGACGCCGACCTGAGCGAGAAGGGGCTGGGCGAGGCGACCCGCGGGGCGCAGGCCCTGAAGGAGGCCGGCTACGAGTTCGACGTGTGCTACACGTCGGTGCTGAAGCGGGCCATCCGCACCCTCTGGCTCATCCTGGACGGCATCGACCAGATGTGGCTGCCCGTCACCCGCACCTGGCGCCTCAACGAGCGCCACTACGGCGGCCTGACCGGCCTCAACAAGGCCGAGACCGCCGCCAAGCACGGCGAGGAGCAGGTCAAGGTCTGGCGCCGTTCCTACGACACCCCGCCGCCCCCCATGGACGAGCAGCATCCGTACTACAAGATCATCAGCAAG GCAAGGCGCTACGAAGGACTGAAAGATAATGAACTACCAACATGCGAGAGTCTGAAGGATACAATCGCACGAGCCTTGCCCTTCTGGAATGAAGTGATTGCACCCCAGATTAAGACAGGGAAGCGTGTCCTGATTGCAGCCCATGGAAACAGTCTGCGCGGGATCGTCAAGCATCTACAGG GGTTGACGGAAGCTGAAATCATGGAACTCAACCTGCCGACAGGCATCCCAATCGTTTTTGAGCTGGATGCTAACCTGAAACCCACCAagcccatgcagttcctgggagaCGAGGCGACAGTGAAGGCAGCCATGGAGGCAGTAGCATCTCAAGGAAAGGCAAAGAAGTGA